The following is a genomic window from Candidatus Micrarchaeota archaeon.
GATGGATATAGAGGGAATGGTGTTCTCGGATGTGAAGATTGTAGAACTGACGGAAGATGACAGATTTCGTGTTCGGGCAAAGGTATGGGGTGAGCATACACTACCGAAAGAATGCGTGAAGGGTGTTACATATCACATGTTGAAGGTTGAAAAGAAGAACGGATTCTGGAGGATACAAGTTTTGTTAGACGTATAAATCTGGTTTCATAGTCCTGATGAACGGTAAAATTACTCCGTCTCTTCATTGAACTGCACAAGTTCGATGAAATAGACACCCCGCTCATCTTTAACTATCAGAGGGGAATCGAACAAACGCTCAAGGTTTATGTAAAACACGCCTTTTTCGACAATGGTTACATTCTCAATCCTGTTGTCTTCAGAGGATCTCTCAGGAACTATCGGCCGTAACTCCATCTTTCTGTTATCGTTGCCGTCGACAAGCACAAATACTTTGGATCCGCACTTGCACCCTTTGTCAACAGGGTAATCATCAGGGTATTCGCGTCCGCAATTTATACATTTGAGCATGTCAACACCCTATCTCCTCTTTTTCATCTTTTTTGAAGATTTGACCGTTTCAGCAAGTTGTCTGTACAGTTGAAACATGTTTGTACCGTTGAGAGCAGACACGGGAACAACTGTATAATCAGGGAATGCCTCCTTAACGCGTTCTGGTTGCGCGTCTTCTAAATCGATCTTGTTAGCCACGATGATCACAGGTATGCCACGTGCCGCAAGGTTACCGAGCAACGTTACGTTTGCCTGGTCAACGGGGTCGCGAGTGGAATCGATGACCAACAATGCGGTATCGATATTATCCAACCATCTAATAGCCTCGATAATACCTTTTGTGGCCTCCCTTGCCCGTTGTTTAGCCTCCTCAGGATCCAGCCCATAATTAAGGAAATCCCGGTAATCGACTTTCACCGCAATACCGGGCATATCCAACAGGTTCATGGTAAGTTTGAACCCTTTAAGGTTAAGGACAACCTTCTCCTTTTTCTGAACAACACGAGTTTCATGAGGGACCAGAGACACCACGCCGAACGGTTCTCCTGACAGATCCATAGCGATCCTGTTTGCTAATGACGTCTTGCCGACGTTCGGCGCACCGTAAAACCCAAGAGATATATCCTTCTCGCGACCTAACAGTCTGAGTATCCAAGATTTGATCCTCTCAAACATAAAAGTCACCTTGCGGCGAATAAAATTTTAAGTGATAAATATTTAAAAACATTTACAAATCCAGCAGGTTTTCATGATTGCGAATAAAATCTGATTAACCCGATGTCTCATATTCTTATCCCCTCGCTTCGCTTTCCTTTTCCCTCTCCATACCTGTTTATCTTCGCATATCTCAGTGGATTGATTGCGTCGGAAGAGAAGAGGAGAGAAATCGTTTTAAAATGATAACGGGGCAAAAGTAAAAAAAGATGAAAAAGATGAAACTTGACCGTTCTCCGGCAAAACAACTATTTGTGTTGTACACCGTGCTCACATATCTGGTTGTAGTATGGTCGTTGTCAGTGAGCGGTATATCGGTATGGATTTCCCAGGGCGTTCAAGTCATTATTGCAGCAGCACTGCTAGCAACCAGAAGACTCAGCGATTGGAAACCTTCGCATCGGTGGTATCGTGCGGTTTTTATCACTTCTGCGACGATCCTTTTCGTAGCCGCGCTTTTCACCGTGCTGTTGAACGGATGGACAGGTGCATGGGTTCTCATATTGCCCTATATACTCATGGCAGTCTTATTGAGCACGCTCTACGGCAAAATGTTCGACATGTTCGCATTTGCAGGTCTGCTGGTAGTGGTAACAATAGGGACGATAGTCGGATACTACGAAAAGATGATATTCTACGAACTCGGATTCTTTTTCTGATTATTCCACACTATGCTGATCCGTTGTAGCACTGTTACAAGAGAGAGCACCACGGAGATAATTATTAAATAAACGAAGTAAACCCATCCAAAGAAGTATCCTATCATCGTTGCAAAGACCACCATGAGAACTCGTTCTGTCCTCTCGAAGACGCCACCCATCAACAGAGCGGTTTCGTGAGCAACAACATGTTTATGGTCTGCGTAAGCACGGACAAAGGAAGGCATACACGTTCCAAACAGTAGCAGTGCACCTAACCAA
Proteins encoded in this region:
- a CDS encoding archease, giving the protein MDIEGMVFSDVKIVELTEDDRFRVRAKVWGEHTLPKECVKGVTYHMLKVEKKNGFWRIQVLLDV
- a CDS encoding GTP-binding protein; amino-acid sequence: MFERIKSWILRLLGREKDISLGFYGAPNVGKTSLANRIAMDLSGEPFGVVSLVPHETRVVQKKEKVVLNLKGFKLTMNLLDMPGIAVKVDYRDFLNYGLDPEEAKQRAREATKGIIEAIRWLDNIDTALLVIDSTRDPVDQANVTLLGNLAARGIPVIIVANKIDLEDAQPERVKEAFPDYTVVPVSALNGTNMFQLYRQLAETVKSSKKMKKRR